A window of the Henckelia pumila isolate YLH828 chromosome 3, ASM3356847v2, whole genome shotgun sequence genome harbors these coding sequences:
- the LOC140887535 gene encoding mitochondrial import receptor subunit TOM20-like, with translation MWSWGEVLLELAQFHRDPESKKMVLDAIFKLEEALEVDPRKHDALWALGNGYTANAFLFPDPKEATPDKAAQCYEQAVQLVPELHVELNKNVYRPIGKWIRKIKEELS, from the exons ATGTGGTCATGGGGCGAGGTATTATTGGAGTTAGCGCAATTTCACAGAGATCCGGAGTCCAAGAAGATGGTTCTAG ATGCTATATTCAAGTTAGAGGAGGCACTGGAGGTTGACCCAAGAAAGCATGACGCTCTTTGGGCCCTTGGGAATGGATATACAGCTAATGCATTTCTTTTTCCAGATCCCAAAGAGGCTACGCCTGACAAGGCAGCTCAATGCTATGAGCAAGCAGTGCAACTG GTTCCTGAGTTGCATGTGGAGTTGAACAAGAATGTTTATAGGCCTATAGGAAAGTGGATCAGGAAAATTAAGGAAGAGCTCAGCTGA